GCGAACACGAGATGCGCAGCCAGCGGGCCCGGCGAGTCACCGCCACTCTGCGCGGCCGCACCGATCTCTTCAAGCATGTCAAAGGCGCGCTCAGCAAGCTGCTCCATCGGCACCCGGACAGTGGTGAGCCGCACCCTGCCGAGGAGGGCCTCGCGGATTCCGTCAAAGCCCACAAGGGCAAGATCCTCAGGGATGCGAGCGCCGACAGCCGCTGCGGCCCGCAACACCGCGAGCGCCTGTTCATCGGTCGTCGCAAAGATCGCCTCAGGCCATTCTCCGCCCTCGAGAATCTCGCGCACGTCAGCCTCGACCTGCACCCTGTCGAAGGAGCTACGATACACGCGCCCCTCGGTCGGCAGGCCAGCCTCCGCCATTGCCTGTTCCCACCCCTGCACGCGGAGGCTCGCCGGGTCTCCGGCGTGCGTGCCTGCCAGACACAGGATGTCTGTGAAGCCGTGACCGATCAGGTGTTCCACCGCGAGTTTGGCTCCAGCGTGATCGTCAAATCGCACACTCGGAGCCGTGACGCCCTCGGGAACCGAATGGATGAAGACGAACGGCACGT
Above is a window of Leucobacter aridicollis DNA encoding:
- a CDS encoding LacI family DNA-binding transcriptional regulator; translation: MGSSSRRPTLADVAAKAGTSTAVVSYVVNNGPRAVAPATRERVEKAIGELGYRRNPIAGALSAGRSNLVGLIVPDTANGFFGELSRCFEAEGRKRGFLTMLGNTGYDGEISAHYISGFSDLRARGIFTMSVAQGDEIPSDVPFVFIHSVPEGVTAPSVRFDDHAGAKLAVEHLIGHGFTDILCLAGTHAGDPASLRVQGWEQAMAEAGLPTEGRVYRSSFDRVQVEADVREILEGGEWPEAIFATTDEQALAVLRAAAAVGARIPEDLALVGFDGIREALLGRVRLTTVRVPMEQLAERAFDMLEEIGAAAQSGGDSPGPLAAHLVFAGELVVGETCGCPTSGTAIGEA